The proteins below come from a single Mauremys reevesii isolate NIE-2019 linkage group 6, ASM1616193v1, whole genome shotgun sequence genomic window:
- the GGT6 gene encoding glutathione hydrolase 6 isoform X1, translating to MEAAAPARYQARYQRLRDSDSDGEEAVELRTGPGRSPLQALLHQHHRETCARISSALVLLALALALAFYQLTSGGSSRLGGAQAHRQDGGAGQMGAQEQPGDVPPAAHMHARGVYHHATLITSSKTCSRLGKDLLVAGGNVVDAGIAAALCLGLVHPHAAGLGGVFSALLHNASSGRTVALNAVPHRGFSRRYGLPVALPGLHLLHRHFGRLAWPRLLEGPAVLAQRGVRVDRELAAALQESAGAVKASGLCSLFCDGAGELKGQGALVTQPRLAALLRAVASGDEALPRALAPDLPPAEREPFLQAMGDLGLELQSPLAMQLGDTWLHGAPAPAAGSLLASVLEEVRAAEPRAAPEPCLRALSAAWRGYSRALGGAVAGAPSPVGSHLAVADSQGNVLLLSASLNSSFGSRFLAPASGIVLSDLTAPAGPGLLSWACPVVLSRGEEGTVVGLGATGGSAAPLALAQAIINQVYLGQPLQEALESPWLQLRGGRDGASQGCGPGTLSNLSSGEWAGGAPQAGPWVLQVASQGEHARAFAAPAACCHHEGY from the exons ATGGAGGCGGCGGCCCCGGCCCGGTACCAGGCCCGGTACCAGCGGCTGCGGGACAGCGACAGCGACGGGGAGGAGGCGGTGGAGCTGCGGACCGGACCgggccg ATCCCCGCTGCAGGCGCTGCTTCACCAGCACCACCGGGAGACCTGCGCCCGCATCTCCTCGGCCCTGGTGCTGCTGGCGCTGGCGCTGGCCTTGGCCTTTTACCAGCTGACCTCCGGGGGCTCCTCGCGGCTGGGCGGCGCCCAGGCTCACAGGCAGGATGGTGGCGCTGGGCAGATGGGGGCGCAGGAGCAGCCTGGGGACGTCCCACCTGCGGCTCACATGCATGCACGGGGCGTTTACCATCATGCCACCCTCATCACCAGCTCCA AGACCTGCTCCCGCCTGGGGAAGGACCTGCTGGTGGCCGGAGGGAACGTGGTGGATGCTGGGATTGCCGCTGCGCTCTGCCTGGGGCTGGTCCACCCGCATGCCGCGGGGCTGG GTGGTGTGTTCTCAGCCCTGCTGCACAACGCCTCGTCGGGCCGCACCGTGGCGCTGAATGCCGTCCCGCACCGTGGCTTCTCCCGGCGCTACGGGCTCCCCGTGGCCCTGCCAGGCCTGCACCTGCTGCACCGGCACTTCGGCCGCCTGGCCTGGCCGCGCCTGCTGGAGGGGCCGGCGGTGCTGGCGCAGCGAGGCGTCCGCGTGGACCGGgagctggctgcagccctgcaggAGAGCGCGGGCGCGGTGAAGGCCTCAGGCCTCTGCAGCCTCTTCTGTGACGGAGCCGGGGAGCTGAAGGGCCAGGGCGCGCTGGTCACCCAGCCCCGGCTGGCGGCCCTGCTCCGGGCGGTGGCATCGGGGGACGAGGCCCTGCCCCGGGCCCTGGCCCCAGACCTGCCCCCTGCCGAGCGGGAGCCCTTCCTGCAGGCCATGGGGGACTTGGGGCTGGagctgcagagccccctggctatGCAGCTGGGTGACACCTGGCTGCATGGAGCCCCGGCCCCCGCCGCCGGCAGCCTGCTGGCCAGCGTCCTCGAGGAGGTGCGGGCAGCCGAGCCCAGGGCCGCGCCtgagccctgcctgagggccctGAGCGCGGCCTGGCGTGGCTACTCCCGGGCGCTTGGGGGGGCCGTGGCTGGGGCCCCCTCGCCCGTGGGCAGCCACCTGGCAGTGGCAGACAGCCAGGGGAACGTGCTGCTGCTCTCGGCCTCTCTCAACAGCTCCTTTGGCTCCAGGTTCCTGGCGCCCGCCTCGGGCATCGTGCTGAGTGACCTGACAGCGCCCGCgggccctggcctgctctcctGGGCCTGCCCCGTGGTGCTgagccggggggaggaggggacagtggtggggctgggggccacaGGGGGCAGTGCggcccccctggccctggcccaggcCATTATAAACCAGGTGTACCTGGGGCAGCCcctgcaggaggcgctggagaGCCCATGGCTGCAGCTCAGGGGCGGGAGGGATGGGGCCTCCCAGGGCTGTGGGCCGGGCACCCTGTCAAATCTGTCCAGTGGCGAGTGGGCGGGGGGGGCCCCGCAGGCGGGCCCCTGGGTGCTGCAGGTGGCATCACAGGGTGAGCACGCACGTGCCTTCGCCGCCCCGGCCGCGTGCTGCCATCACGAGGGGTATTAG
- the LOC120408306 gene encoding beta-1,3-galactosyltransferase 5-like produces MALMHRWGLKGLICVSGLLSLILLWCLLVMTADVQKRWQLSSRFPIFRGKLPRRSRFGAIEAAQRGVDFPSLFTSSHTDPHCEPGQLLLILVTSAPGNSEPRQVIRRTWAAREGLRAHQWQSVFLVGQSADVGVAQGIQREQQEFGDILIGNYQDTYRNLTLKVMHGFKWVAERCRPSYILKTDDDCFVNTDRLPEFLLEHNTIKTGLYAGSLFSREKRQVIREPSSKWYVSRQDYRPDEYPPYASGIGYILSLDAVERILWAAEHVHPIPVEDAYVGILAERAGIRVKSSARFAKHNVRWRVCNYRYLMVIHHLSPQEQEVAKGNMLQARSACHDSLEVTRWK; encoded by the coding sequence ATGGCACTGATGCATCGGTGGGGTTTAAAAGGGCTGATCTGTGTCAGTGGCCTTCTCTCCCTCATCCTGCTCTGGTGCCTGCTGGTCATGACAGCTGATGTCCAGAAGAGATGGCAGCTTTCCAGTCGCTTCCCCATCTTCCGAGGGAAGCTGCCCAGGAGGTCTCGCTTTGGGGCCATCGaagctgcccagaggggggtggACTTTCCATCCCTGTTCACCAGTTCTCACACAGATCCTCACTGTGAGCCTGGGCAGCTGCTCCTGATCCTCGTGACTTCAGCCCCAGGGAATTCAGAGCCCAGGCAAGTGATCAGGAGAACCTGGGCTGCCCGCGAGGGCCTGAGAGCACACCAATGGCAGTCCGTGTTCCTAGTCGGCCAGTCTGCAGACGTTGGGGTAGCCCAGGGCatccagagagagcagcaggagtttggggacATCCTGATTGGGAATTATCAGGACACCTATCGGAACCTCACCCTGAAGGTCATGCATGGGTTTAAGTGGGTGGCTGAGCGGTGCCGGCCCAGCTACATTCTAAAGACGGATGACGACTGCTTCGTCAACACAGACCGGCTGCCGGAGTTCCTGCTGGAGCACAACACTATTAAGACGGGCCTGTATGCAGGATCCCTCTTCTCCCGTGAGAAGCGGCAGGTCATCAGAGAGCCTTCCAGCAAATGGTACGTCTCCAGGCAAGACTACCGCCCTGACGAATACCCGCCATACGCCAGTGGCATCGGCTACATCCTGTCTCTGGATGCCGTTGAGCGGATCCTGTGGGCAGCAGAACATGTCCACCCCATCCCGGTGGAAGATGCCTACGTGGGCATCTTGGCTGAGAGGGCTGGGATCCGGGTGAAATCCAGTGCGCGCTTTGCCAAGCACAACGTGAGGTGGCGGGTGTGTAACTACCGCTACCTGATGGTGATTCATCACCTGAGCCCACAGGAGCAGGAGGTGGCCAAGGGGAACATGCTGCAGGCTCGGAGTGCCTGCCATGACAGCCTGGAGGTCACCCGGTGGAAGTGA
- the GGT6 gene encoding glutathione hydrolase 6 isoform X2, translating to MGSPGYNLELGFSHVEGTSLSQTEAPSTVCGKIQAQDGVQRHMIWPPVLTCFQTCSRLGKDLLVAGGNVVDAGIAAALCLGLVHPHAAGLGGVFSALLHNASSGRTVALNAVPHRGFSRRYGLPVALPGLHLLHRHFGRLAWPRLLEGPAVLAQRGVRVDRELAAALQESAGAVKASGLCSLFCDGAGELKGQGALVTQPRLAALLRAVASGDEALPRALAPDLPPAEREPFLQAMGDLGLELQSPLAMQLGDTWLHGAPAPAAGSLLASVLEEVRAAEPRAAPEPCLRALSAAWRGYSRALGGAVAGAPSPVGSHLAVADSQGNVLLLSASLNSSFGSRFLAPASGIVLSDLTAPAGPGLLSWACPVVLSRGEEGTVVGLGATGGSAAPLALAQAIINQVYLGQPLQEALESPWLQLRGGRDGASQGCGPGTLSNLSSGEWAGGAPQAGPWVLQVASQGEHARAFAAPAACCHHEGY from the exons ATGGGCTCCccggggtacaacctggaactggg cttctcccATGTGGAGGGAACGTCCTTGTCCCAAACAGAAGCCCCCAGCACAGTTTGTGGCAAgatacaggcacaagatggagtccagcgtCACATGATCTGGCCTCCTGTCCTCACATGCTTCC AGACCTGCTCCCGCCTGGGGAAGGACCTGCTGGTGGCCGGAGGGAACGTGGTGGATGCTGGGATTGCCGCTGCGCTCTGCCTGGGGCTGGTCCACCCGCATGCCGCGGGGCTGG GTGGTGTGTTCTCAGCCCTGCTGCACAACGCCTCGTCGGGCCGCACCGTGGCGCTGAATGCCGTCCCGCACCGTGGCTTCTCCCGGCGCTACGGGCTCCCCGTGGCCCTGCCAGGCCTGCACCTGCTGCACCGGCACTTCGGCCGCCTGGCCTGGCCGCGCCTGCTGGAGGGGCCGGCGGTGCTGGCGCAGCGAGGCGTCCGCGTGGACCGGgagctggctgcagccctgcaggAGAGCGCGGGCGCGGTGAAGGCCTCAGGCCTCTGCAGCCTCTTCTGTGACGGAGCCGGGGAGCTGAAGGGCCAGGGCGCGCTGGTCACCCAGCCCCGGCTGGCGGCCCTGCTCCGGGCGGTGGCATCGGGGGACGAGGCCCTGCCCCGGGCCCTGGCCCCAGACCTGCCCCCTGCCGAGCGGGAGCCCTTCCTGCAGGCCATGGGGGACTTGGGGCTGGagctgcagagccccctggctatGCAGCTGGGTGACACCTGGCTGCATGGAGCCCCGGCCCCCGCCGCCGGCAGCCTGCTGGCCAGCGTCCTCGAGGAGGTGCGGGCAGCCGAGCCCAGGGCCGCGCCtgagccctgcctgagggccctGAGCGCGGCCTGGCGTGGCTACTCCCGGGCGCTTGGGGGGGCCGTGGCTGGGGCCCCCTCGCCCGTGGGCAGCCACCTGGCAGTGGCAGACAGCCAGGGGAACGTGCTGCTGCTCTCGGCCTCTCTCAACAGCTCCTTTGGCTCCAGGTTCCTGGCGCCCGCCTCGGGCATCGTGCTGAGTGACCTGACAGCGCCCGCgggccctggcctgctctcctGGGCCTGCCCCGTGGTGCTgagccggggggaggaggggacagtggtggggctgggggccacaGGGGGCAGTGCggcccccctggccctggcccaggcCATTATAAACCAGGTGTACCTGGGGCAGCCcctgcaggaggcgctggagaGCCCATGGCTGCAGCTCAGGGGCGGGAGGGATGGGGCCTCCCAGGGCTGTGGGCCGGGCACCCTGTCAAATCTGTCCAGTGGCGAGTGGGCGGGGGGGGCCCCGCAGGCGGGCCCCTGGGTGCTGCAGGTGGCATCACAGGGTGAGCACGCACGTGCCTTCGCCGCCCCGGCCGCGTGCTGCCATCACGAGGGGTATTAG